TGTTGAGCAGCGTCCTCGGCCTCTCGACCGCGTTTCTCGGCGCCGTCGTCTTCGCGAGCTTCTTTCAGGGAACACAGTACACCTTGGTTCCGAGTCTCATGGCCGGGTACTTCGGGGACGAACATTCCTCGGCGAACTACGCCATCGTCTATTTGATGGAGATCGGTGGCGGGGTCTTTGGCGGTATCGGCGTCGGCTGGCTAGCTCCCACCGTCGGGTGGTCGACGACCTTCGTACTGGGCGGTGTGCTGGGGATCCTTGCTGCGCTTGGAGCCGTGGGCCTTCGATCACCCTCTCACGGCTGATCGGTGCCCGATGGATCCCCCTGTTCCCTACTGATACTGGATGCCCGCCGGTTGTCTTCGTTCACGGAGCGATCCTCGATCACATCCAGTGGAAACCCCGTGATGAATTCGTTTGAGAGCATCTGATACGTGGAGGCCACAGTCCCGCTCTTCACATCCATCCCTCTCGGTCAGATACAGTCGATCACCTCACTGATGGGTCCGCGATCTCAGTCGTCGGCCGACGCTTCGAGATCGGGCTGGGGACCGAGTGGTTCCTTTGGCTTGATGGGCGAGCCCTCGCTGGGGTCGCGATCAGCGAGCGCCATACTACCCAGCACCTCGATAATCAGACGGTTCGCGAATCCGGAGGTGATCCCACCGTTGTAGGAGTTCGTGTCGCTGACGTCGTACTGCGGGGCGACCTCGACGACATCGAACCCGAAGTTGTCGGGATCAAGCTGGGTGACCGCATCCCGGACCATTTTGATAGCCAGCTTAGTATCGGGCCATGTGGGGCAAAGACGACGATTGAGAAGCGTTTTGGAATCGAACGTTCATCCGTTCGCGTGTGCCCGGATGGTGAGCGAGCGCTTGTATGGGAATGATAGAACACCCGTGGTGGCGGCGGTACTCGCTCACCGATAACGGTCCTAAACCGTCGCCTCGGGTTCGTTGCATCGTTCGGTAAGGGCACGTGATGGGTGGCGTGTAGTCGACTACCACGGCGCGTACACGCGAGAAACCCGCCCGCTTCCTCCGGGTGAGTGTCGGCGACGTAGCTGTCGATAGTGCGGCGGATCTCCGATGGGATGACGATCCCCCGTACCGGCTGCGGGAACACGGTTACCATAGCAGCGGCACTACTACACTTCTTTCGGCCCGTGATACGGTACTTGGCAACACCTTGTTGGGGAGGACAGCCCAGTCTGCTTCTCTTCGAACCCAAAAGCCGTTAGATTCGTAACAATGGGACTGAAAACGGAACTAAATGCCGACTCATCGCCGCCAACGGTTCATCCACGGCCAGACCGCCTGGATGCTCGTGACGATCGTCCTGCTTTCGCTGTTGAACTCGCTCTCCTTGGAGCTGTTTTTCGTTCTCTCGCTGATCGGGTTCTTGGTCGTCACCGAGCTCACCGCACCGTTCAACGTTACGCCCGAGTGGCGCACGCGCCTGCGCTGGATCATCGTCATCGGGCTCGCGGTCTTCGGCTATATCGTCCTCCAGCGCATTCTCGCCATCCTTCCGGAGGGGGTGTTCTAGCGTGGACGTGTCGCTGTCCGACCGCTCGCTGCCGGAGCTGATCGCCGGCGCGTACATCGTCGTCGTCATCGTCGCGCTCATCGTCGCAGCGAGCACCTCCGGGGCGGCCTTCGGCGCGTTTACCTTCTCCTGGGAGGGGACCTCCGACCTCCGAGGGGCGGCCGATGCGTCCGACGCCGACCTGCAGATCGTCACGAACACCGCCCAGTACGCGGACCAGCCCGCGAACAACTCCGTCGCGTTCGTCCTCTCGCCCGACGAGGCGTATACCGGCGAGGATCGCGAGCGCCTCCAGACGTTCGTCGAGAACGGCGGGACGCTCGTCGTCGCCGACGCGTTCGGATCCCACAGCAACGCGCTGTTGGACGACGTCGGTGCGAGCGCCCGGTTCAACGGCGACCCGCTGCGCGACGAACAGGAGTACTACCGCTCGCCGGCCCTGCCGGTGGCGACGAACGTCAGTGACCACCCCTACGTCGCCCAGAGCGAGTCGATCACTATCAACCGCGGGACGGTCGTTGAGCCCGGCGAGGCGACAGTGCTCGCGGCGAGTTCCGAGTACGGCTATCTCGACACCAACCGGAACGAAGAACTCGACGACGCGGAGACGCTCGGATCGTATCCCGTCGTCACCGCCGAGGAAGTCGGTGACGGCGAGGTGGTCGCGGTGAGCGACCCGAGCGTCTTCATCAACGCCATGCTCGAACGGCCCGGCAACGAGGCGTTCGCCGAGGGCTTGTTCGCGCTCCACGATCGGATCCTGTTCGATACCTCCCATAGCACGGACATCCCGCCGACCGCCATGGCCCTCCTGACGCTCCGTGAGTCCGCCGCCCTGCAGCTCGCACTCGGCGGCGGGCTCGTCCTGTCGATCATGACGCTGGGTCAACGGACCCTCGGCGGGCGTTCGGACGACCCCGATGCCGACGAACGCGTGGGCCTGAGCGAGCCGGAGCTGCGGCGGCTCCTGGAGGATCGGCATCCAGACTGGGAGGACGATCGCCGTGAACGGGTCATAACAACCATAATGTCTCGGAAAAAAAGGTCAGAGAATGACTGATCCCCAAGAAACGTACACCACCATTCGCGACGAGGTCCAGACCGTTCTCATCGGCAAAGAGGAGGTCGTCGAGCAACTGACGATCTCGCTGCTGACGGGCGGTCACGTCCTCCTTGAAGGGGTCCCGGGGATCGCGAAGACGACGGCCGCGAGCCTGTTCGCCCGCGCCAGCGGGCTCGATTCCTCGCGTATCCAGATGACGCCCGACCTGCTTCCCGCGGACATCACCGGGACCCACGTCTATCACGAATCGAGTGGCGAGTTCGTCCTCCAGCGCGGGCCCGTCTTTGCGAACCTCGTGCTGGCCGACGAGATCAACCGCGCGACGCCGAAAACCCAGAGCGCGCTGCTGGAAGCGATGCAGGAACGCCAGGTCACAATCGAGGGCGAGACGCTCTCGCTGCCGACGCCGTTTATGGTGATCGCCACGCAGAACCCCATCGAGATGGAAGGGACCTTCGAGCTGCCCGAGGCCCAGCGCGACCGCTTCCAGCTCAAACTCATCGTCGATCTCCCCGAGCGCGACGATGAGAGCGAACTCCTCGACCGATTCGATCAGACGCCCGATCTGAGTCCCGAGGCAATCGAACAGGTGATCGACCCCGCCGATCTGCTCGATGCTCGTGAGATGGTCGTCGACGTCCACGTGAGCGACGAGATCAAAGGCTACATTCTGGATCTGGTGGGCGAGACCCGGGACCACCCCGATACATCCCACGGGGGATCACCGCGGGCGACGCTCGCCTTTCTCAACACCTCGAAGGCACGGGCGGCGATCCACGGCCGGGACTATGTCATCCCTGACGACATCAAGGCGCTCGCCGAGCCGATCCTCACCCACCGCCTCCTGTTGACGCCGGAAGCCGAGCTGAGCGACGTGACGAGCGAGGACGTGATCGAGGAGATCGTCTCGTCAGTTGAGCCCCCGGGCAGTTCCGTTCCCGACGACCGACCGACCGTCAGCGACAACCCGATTCCCCACAACGAGTAGCTGTCCTCTCTCGAGTACTCCCGTTCTTCGACCGATAGAAGTCTATTTGAAACGATATTGTGACCATCCCCAAATCCACCATGTGAAATATACCCACTATTCACTCGAAATACGTGAATGTTGAAAAATACGAAATCAATACTTGTCCGATTCATGTACCCTATTCGCTTCTGATAACTGTGGCGTTAAATATTGAGATAACCATAAGCCGTCGCCGGTCGTGGCTAATACTAGATGTCACAAACACAGATGGGATACTGCGAGCAGTGTGAGGCGGATCGAGAGATCCGTTTTACGGTGGCATGGCAACCGAACTTCTGTGCCGTCTGTGGCGCAGAAATGGACGACTAACCTATAGTTCTCGACAGGTCACGACGTAGTTTCCGTCTTCTGTCTCCGTGACGTCGAGTTCGACCGGAGTGGTTCGTTCGGCCGCGACGGCGGTAGCGACCGTTGACGCGACCGGGTGGTCGAACCGATCCACGGGACCGTAGGCACTACCGGACACTTCGACCGAGAGTCGGCCGTTTTCGGGGTCCGTATTCGGCGTCGCACCGTCGACGAGTTCGAAGACTTCGACCAGCCCGTCGGCGAGTTGACCCGCCAGGACGTCGAGGTCACTTCCGAGGTCGCCGTTCGTCGCCGATCGCAGCTCGTCGACGAGCGCGTCGCCCGTCGGTTCGAAGGCGACCCCGCGTCCGCGATCGTCGGCGGGAAGGACGAGCACCGAGTCGAGTTCCTCGTCGTCGGGGATCGAATACTCCGTTTGCTGGGGGACGAACAGCCGGACGGCGGGATTACTGTCCGTGTCGATGGGCGTATACAGCTGCGTTTCCCCGAGCCCGAGTTCGTTCGTCAGCGACTCGTGATCGGTCGCGAGCGCCTCGTAGATCCGGCGGCCGACCGTCGCGGAGACGAACCGCTCGGGTGTGAGATAGCGGATGAGCAGCGCCGTGAACAGACCGGTCCCCCCGAGGGCGAACAGGACTGTGCTCGCGACGGGAAAGAAGAACGCTCCGACGATCGCCACCAGACCGACCAATCCGGTGCCGAAAGCGGCCCGTCGGTAGCGCGCTTGGCGTGCTTGGGCCAGTTCGCGGCGAAGGCGATCGTTTTCGGCTTCCAGCAGATCGACCCGTGCGGTGGTCACGTCCGGATCCGTCTCCGGTTCGTCGTCGGTGAGCGACTGTCCGAGGCTCATGTCGCTCCCTCCACGAGGTCGAGCGAAACGAGTTCATAGCGATGCATGCCGTAGGCGACGAGCGCGCCGACGACGACCAACGCCAGCGCGCCTATCCAGAGCGCCTCGCTCGAGACGAAGGCGATCCCGAAGACGAAGACGAACAGTCCGAAGACGAAGACCGTCATCGAGGTCACCGCGCCGCGATCGTAGAACGTCGGTATCGCCGCCACGAGCATTCCAAATAGACCGAGCTCGGCGACAGCGATTGCGAGCGTCTCAAATCCGTCGACGGTGAGCGCCACGACGAGCAGGTGACCCAGCGCGACCGCATAGATCACCGGAAGGGTCAGCCAGAGAAGGCCGATCGCGACTCCGCCGGCGATGCCGATGGGGGCGAAATCCCCGAGGAGAGCGAACCCGGCGGCCGCGATGAGGACGGCGAGAAACTCTGTCCACGAGCGCTCGGTGATCGCTCGGTTCGACTCGTCGATCATGCGACGGCCCTCCGTGCCTGCCGACCGCTCGAGCGGACGGCGGCCAGTCGATCGCTGGGGGCGATCTCGAGGGCCGAGACGCGATCCAGCCGGTCGAGCGATCGCCGGAACGCCTCGAACTCGCTGTAGCCCTCGTACGCAGCCGAGAGGTCGGCCAGTTCGTCGGATTCGAACATCACCGTCGGCGTCAGCATCACGAGGACGCGACGGCCCTGGTGGCGAGCGAGCAGTGCCGCCTCGCGGACCTCCGCGCGATGGGTGTCGTCGGTGAGGATGATCGTCCACGTCCCGCTTCCCAAGCGGCGAATGTGGGTCCTGACGGCAGCGGCCAGCGGGTCGTCCTCGACGGCCTGCGTCTCGTTCATCGTCATCGAACCGCCGTAGGGGCGAAGCCGCGTCGAGAACGGCGAGGACTCGTCGAGATTCGCCAGCTCTCGCGTCCGCGCGGTCGACCACTGGTCGCGATCGGTTCGGACCGGAGCGTCACCCGGCGTGACCGCGAGGTCATGAATTCGGGAGCGGACGGCGGCGTAGTGACCAGTCGAGTTCCGCGGTGGGAGGCGCTCGGTCACGCCCTCCCCGTCGACCGCGTAGAACCCGAGCGGATCGGTACTCCCCTGTACTTGTTCGGCGAGCGAGAGCGCGACGTGGCGGGCGTAATCGAGCTTCGTCTCGTCTTCGGGACCATCACCCATACTGCTTCGATGGTCCATCAGCAACACCGTCTTTCGGTCGGTTTCGGATTCGAACTCGCGGACGTGCGGATAGCCCATTCGAGCGGTCGATTTCCAGTCGATGATGCGGGCGGCGTCGCCGGGCATGTACTCGCGGATCTCCTCGGGGTCCATACCCGATTCGAGGGGATCCGACTCGTGTTCGCCGAACGCCCGGCGGATGCGCTCACCACCTTTGCCGACGTGGACGTTTCGCGGCCCGCGTGGCTCGACCGTGACCGTCGGCGTCGCGCCCCCCATGAGGGTCTCCTCGAACAGTCCGAGTGGATCGCGCGCGCTGATCGTCGCCGGATCGAACTCGAAGGTTCCGGCGATCGGCCAGCTGATGTCGACGACCCGCTCCGACACCCGTTCGTCCGGCCCGAGGGTAAGTTCCGACTCGCCCTCGACGCTCGCTCCGACCGGGATGCCCGGTTCGAGCGCGATTCCTAATGGGGTCTGTTGAGTGAGGGTAGCGCGAAAAGCAAGCGGTGTGGGACGCTCGGCGACGACGCGATCGCGCGCGAGGGTCTGGTCGATCGAAAGTGCGGCCATCGTCTCACCGAGCGCCCGCGCGAAGGCGTACTGGCGGGCGATCAGCCACGCGCCGATCATCGCCGCGCCGACGACGAGTACCGGCCGCGCAAGAGCAACGCCGCCGGCCGCGAACGCCGTCGCCAGCGCGACGACCGCCCAGAACTGCCGGGTAACATGCATACTTCTGTAGTATTTCGAGAGGTAATTGAACCTACCGACGAGAGATTTTTATCCTTCGCTGTCAGATGCGGGAGTACGTGTCTTCCAATCGCCGCCTCCTGACGCTGGTCGTCCTCGGGCTCTGTGTCTCGCTTGTCGCCGTTGGCGGCGTTGCGCCCACCGATGTGGCCGCACAGAACGCGACTACGAACGAAACGGGGGCGGATGCACCACACACCAATCCCGACGAGGCCAGCGAGGACGGCGACAGCGAGCGTGTCGCCAATTGGCTCCAGCAGCGACTCGGGAGTTCACTCGGCGAGAGCTCAGTACAACTCAGTGAGGGCCAGTACGACCAAGCGCGCGAGACGCTCGGTGACGACTACAACGGCTATCTCACCCAGTACGCCGAGATGGTGGGCGAGGACAATGCCACGGAGTTCGAGCAAGCCCAAACCAATCAGACCGAACTGATCAACGCGACCGAGGAGTACAACCAGACCTACACGGAGTATCAGGACGCACAGGCGGCGGGTGACGACGAACGCGCGCGCGAGCTCGCCCGCGATCTGAACGATCTCTCCGAGGACGTCGAAGAGAACAGTCAAGCGGTCCAGCAACGCCAGCAGACGATCGAGGAGGAAACCGGAACCGACACGTCCGATACGCGCGCGACAGTCGAGGACGTCAGCTCGAACGTCGCAACGACCCAACAAGAGGTTCGCAACACCGAGTTCGTCGTGACCGAACTGACCGTCGAGACGGACTCCAGGACGGCCTCCTTTGGGGATCCGATGACGATCGACGGCACGATC
This is a stretch of genomic DNA from Halalkalicoccus subterraneus. It encodes these proteins:
- a CDS encoding DUF4350 domain-containing protein, yielding MDVSLSDRSLPELIAGAYIVVVIVALIVAASTSGAAFGAFTFSWEGTSDLRGAADASDADLQIVTNTAQYADQPANNSVAFVLSPDEAYTGEDRERLQTFVENGGTLVVADAFGSHSNALLDDVGASARFNGDPLRDEQEYYRSPALPVATNVSDHPYVAQSESITINRGTVVEPGEATVLAASSEYGYLDTNRNEELDDAETLGSYPVVTAEEVGDGEVVAVSDPSVFINAMLERPGNEAFAEGLFALHDRILFDTSHSTDIPPTAMALLTLRESAALQLALGGGLVLSIMTLGQRTLGGRSDDPDADERVGLSEPELRRLLEDRHPDWEDDRRERVITTIMSRKKRSEND
- a CDS encoding AAA family ATPase — encoded protein: MTDPQETYTTIRDEVQTVLIGKEEVVEQLTISLLTGGHVLLEGVPGIAKTTAASLFARASGLDSSRIQMTPDLLPADITGTHVYHESSGEFVLQRGPVFANLVLADEINRATPKTQSALLEAMQERQVTIEGETLSLPTPFMVIATQNPIEMEGTFELPEAQRDRFQLKLIVDLPERDDESELLDRFDQTPDLSPEAIEQVIDPADLLDAREMVVDVHVSDEIKGYILDLVGETRDHPDTSHGGSPRATLAFLNTSKARAAIHGRDYVIPDDIKALAEPILTHRLLLTPEAELSDVTSEDVIEEIVSSVEPPGSSVPDDRPTVSDNPIPHNE
- a CDS encoding DUF58 domain-containing protein; the encoded protein is MHVTRQFWAVVALATAFAAGGVALARPVLVVGAAMIGAWLIARQYAFARALGETMAALSIDQTLARDRVVAERPTPLAFRATLTQQTPLGIALEPGIPVGASVEGESELTLGPDERVSERVVDISWPIAGTFEFDPATISARDPLGLFEETLMGGATPTVTVEPRGPRNVHVGKGGERIRRAFGEHESDPLESGMDPEEIREYMPGDAARIIDWKSTARMGYPHVREFESETDRKTVLLMDHRSSMGDGPEDETKLDYARHVALSLAEQVQGSTDPLGFYAVDGEGVTERLPPRNSTGHYAAVRSRIHDLAVTPGDAPVRTDRDQWSTARTRELANLDESSPFSTRLRPYGGSMTMNETQAVEDDPLAAAVRTHIRRLGSGTWTIILTDDTHRAEVREAALLARHQGRRVLVMLTPTVMFESDELADLSAAYEGYSEFEAFRRSLDRLDRVSALEIAPSDRLAAVRSSGRQARRAVA